A single genomic interval of Flavobacterium sp. N2820 harbors:
- a CDS encoding TlpA family protein disulfide reductase, translating to MKKITYLLLLSACFSFAQSTGKVKFSAKIENRNSDTLTIFGPKKFKHVIPVNKKGVFESTFEITEGLHQFSDGSESSLLFFKDGYDLNLTMNAKEFDETIVYKGKGEKENNYLAKKALTDEVFEMELEGLLEKEEAEFKTALEKKKTSDLANLENAGLDAKLVDIAKPMINQEGMMLMQYFNQKASAKKLENAVAPSFDYENHKGGKTKLEDLRGKYVYIDVWATWCGPCRAEIPHLKKVEEKYHGKNIEFVSISVDVDKDHEKWQKFVTEKQLGGIQLFADKNWNSDFIKAFGINSIPRFLLIGPDGKVLKADAARPSSAQLTELLDSLLK from the coding sequence ATGAAAAAAATCACTTATTTACTATTATTATCAGCTTGTTTTTCGTTTGCACAATCAACAGGCAAAGTAAAATTTTCGGCTAAAATCGAAAATCGAAATTCGGACACTTTAACAATTTTTGGTCCTAAAAAATTCAAACATGTAATTCCAGTTAACAAAAAAGGTGTTTTTGAATCTACATTTGAAATTACTGAAGGATTACACCAATTTAGTGATGGATCAGAATCATCATTACTATTTTTTAAAGATGGGTATGATTTAAATTTAACCATGAACGCTAAAGAATTTGATGAAACAATTGTTTATAAAGGAAAAGGCGAAAAAGAAAATAATTATTTAGCAAAAAAAGCGCTAACCGACGAGGTTTTTGAAATGGAATTAGAAGGTTTACTTGAAAAAGAAGAAGCCGAATTTAAAACTGCTTTAGAGAAAAAGAAAACCAGCGATTTAGCTAATTTAGAAAATGCAGGTTTAGATGCTAAATTGGTTGACATTGCAAAACCAATGATTAATCAGGAAGGCATGATGTTGATGCAATATTTCAATCAAAAAGCATCGGCGAAAAAACTTGAAAATGCCGTTGCTCCTTCATTTGATTATGAAAACCATAAAGGCGGAAAAACAAAATTAGAAGATTTAAGAGGAAAATATGTGTACATCGATGTTTGGGCAACTTGGTGCGGACCTTGTAGAGCTGAAATTCCTCATTTAAAGAAAGTAGAAGAAAAATACCATGGCAAAAACATTGAATTTGTAAGTATCTCAGTAGATGTTGACAAAGACCATGAAAAATGGCAAAAATTTGTAACCGAAAAACAATTAGGTGGCATTCAATTGTTTGCAGATAAAAACTGGAATTCAGATTTTATTAAAGCTTTTGGTATTAACTCTATTCCAAGATTCTTATTAATTGGTCCTGATGGAAAAGTTTTAAAAGCTGATGCTGCAAGACCTTCTTCTGCTCAATTAACGGAGTTGTTAGATAGTCTTTTGAAATAA
- the aspS gene encoding aspartate--tRNA ligase, with amino-acid sequence MYRSHNCGELNASHINTEVTLAGWVQKSRDKGFMIWVDLRDRYGITQLIFDEQRTDKAVIEKAKSLGREFVIQIKGTVIERVSKNPNMATGDVEILVTELTILNEAQLPPFTIEDETDGGEDIRMKYRYLDIRRNPVKNNLLFRHKVSMEVRKYLSDQGFCDVETPYLIKSTPEGARDFVVPSRMNEGQFYALPQSPQTFKQLLMVGGMDKYFQIVKCFRDEDLRADRQPEFTQIDCEMAFVEQEDILDMFEGLTRHLLKEIKGIEVDKFPRITYDYAMKTYGNDKPDIRFEMKFGELNAVAQHKDFPVFNSAELVVGIAAPGCANYTRKEIDTLIDWVKRPQVGALGMVYVKCEEDGSFKSSVDKFYDQEDLKKWAEITNAKPGDLILVLSGKADKTRTQLSALRMEVATRLGLRKSDEFAPLWVVDFPLLEWDEESGRYHAMHHPFTSPKPEDMALIETEPGKVRANAYDMVLNGNEIGGGSIRIHDRDLQSRMFDLLGFSKEQAQAQFGFLMNAFEFGAPPHGGLAFGLDRLVSILGGQETIRDFIAFPKNNSGRDVMIDAPSTIDEAQLQELHIKLR; translated from the coding sequence ATGTATAGAAGTCATAATTGCGGCGAACTAAACGCATCACATATTAATACAGAAGTTACCCTTGCTGGTTGGGTTCAAAAGTCTAGAGATAAAGGATTTATGATTTGGGTTGATTTACGTGATCGATACGGAATTACCCAATTGATTTTTGATGAACAAAGAACTGATAAAGCTGTTATTGAAAAAGCAAAATCTTTAGGAAGAGAATTTGTAATCCAAATCAAAGGAACGGTTATAGAACGTGTTTCTAAAAACCCAAATATGGCAACTGGTGACGTTGAAATTTTAGTTACCGAATTAACTATTTTAAACGAAGCACAATTGCCTCCTTTTACGATTGAAGATGAAACGGATGGTGGTGAAGATATTCGTATGAAATATCGTTATTTAGATATCAGAAGAAATCCGGTTAAAAATAATTTATTATTCCGTCATAAAGTATCCATGGAAGTTAGAAAATATCTTTCAGACCAAGGATTTTGTGATGTTGAAACGCCTTATTTAATTAAGTCTACTCCAGAAGGTGCGCGTGATTTTGTAGTGCCAAGTAGAATGAATGAAGGACAGTTTTATGCCTTACCTCAATCGCCACAAACCTTCAAACAGTTATTGATGGTAGGTGGAATGGACAAATATTTCCAAATTGTGAAATGTTTCCGTGACGAAGATTTAAGAGCAGACCGTCAGCCAGAATTTACACAAATTGACTGCGAAATGGCATTCGTGGAGCAAGAAGATATTTTAGATATGTTTGAAGGGTTAACGCGTCATTTACTTAAAGAAATCAAAGGAATTGAAGTAGATAAATTCCCGAGAATTACTTATGATTACGCCATGAAAACCTATGGTAACGACAAACCAGATATTCGTTTTGAAATGAAATTTGGCGAGTTAAACGCTGTAGCTCAGCATAAAGATTTTCCAGTATTCAATTCAGCTGAATTAGTAGTCGGAATCGCTGCGCCAGGTTGTGCAAATTATACCAGAAAAGAAATTGATACTTTAATAGATTGGGTAAAGCGCCCTCAAGTTGGAGCATTAGGAATGGTTTATGTAAAATGTGAAGAAGACGGTTCATTTAAATCATCAGTGGATAAATTCTACGATCAAGAAGATTTGAAAAAATGGGCAGAAATTACCAACGCAAAACCAGGTGATTTAATTTTAGTATTATCAGGAAAGGCAGATAAGACAAGAACACAATTATCGGCACTTCGTATGGAAGTTGCAACGCGTTTAGGTTTGAGAAAATCAGATGAATTTGCACCATTATGGGTAGTAGATTTCCCATTATTAGAATGGGACGAAGAAAGCGGAAGATACCACGCAATGCACCATCCATTTACTTCTCCAAAACCAGAAGATATGGCTTTAATTGAAACCGAACCAGGAAAAGTGCGTGCCAATGCTTATGATATGGTGTTAAACGGAAACGAAATTGGTGGAGGTTCTATTCGTATTCACGATAGGGATTTACAAAGTAGAATGTTTGATTTATTAGGTTTCAGTAAAGAACAAGCTCAGGCTCAGTTTGGATTTTTAATGAATGCATTTGAATTTGGCGCACCACCACACGGAGGTTTAGCTTTTGGATTGGATAGATTGGTTTCTATTTTAGGTGGTCAAGAAACAATCCGTGATTTTATTGCTTTCCCTAAAAACAATTCAGGAAGAGATGTAATGATTGATGCACCATCTACAATTGATGAAGCGCAATTGCAAGAATTACATATTAAATTAAGATAA
- a CDS encoding cold-shock protein: protein MRTGKVKFFNESKGYGFITDDETGKDIFVHASGMRVESLNEGDAVSYEEEEGRKGKVAAQVVVIED from the coding sequence ATGCGAACAGGCAAAGTTAAATTCTTCAATGAATCAAAAGGTTACGGTTTTATTACAGATGATGAAACAGGAAAAGACATTTTCGTACACGCAAGCGGAATGAGAGTTGAATCTCTTAATGAAGGTGATGCAGTAAGTTACGAAGAAGAAGAAGGAAGAAAAGGTAAAGTAGCTGCTCAAGTAGTAGTTATCGAAGACTAA
- a CDS encoding TonB-dependent receptor plug domain-containing protein: MKNKYFLSALLLSAILGNAQENEPKTDSLKEVIVSSSRIDLPFKENSRTIQIITATDIKKLGVTNVADALQQVAGIDVRRQGVNGMQADLYIRGGGFDQTLLLIDGIKVDDPQTGHHTLNLALPIELIKRIEVIKGPAARIFGQNAFTGAVNIVTKDGFENSLIAKVQAGSFGQFTTEATGAINLETSSHIVHFSKNISEGYRHNTDFDNQNYVLKSQFNKNKLPIDLLTTYSERKFGANGFYGIPSATEQYEETQASLIGLSTVIKNGNFTWKPRLYWRRNQDEYHYIRSNPSAYRNLHITNKVAAELNGSYESKAGITGFGIEMAKYYISSNRLGDNSREMASLFLEHRFQFFDKKFDITPGVAVSYFSDFDSKAFPGLDLGYQVTSDFRVYGNIGYTYRVPTYTDLYYIGPQAIGNENLQPEEALSEEIGIKWLTSKFDFTFAAFNRDSNDLIDYVRPTEADVIYTPQNIQDVNTKGFETQVEYRFMLNTLPQKIKMGYTFIEDDVKKSSAAYSRYSINSMKHQFVGNYAMEWFKNFSNSIGYRYVERTSGVSYNIWDVSASYQLKALEFSVYANNIFNTAYVEAGMVPMPKGNVLFGVKYLFK, translated from the coding sequence ATGAAAAATAAATACTTTTTATCAGCCTTGCTTTTAAGTGCTATACTTGGAAATGCACAAGAAAATGAACCAAAAACCGATTCGCTTAAAGAAGTTATAGTATCATCTTCGCGAATTGATTTACCTTTTAAAGAAAATTCAAGAACCATTCAAATAATTACGGCAACTGATATTAAAAAACTGGGTGTTACCAACGTTGCTGACGCATTACAACAAGTTGCAGGAATTGATGTTAGACGTCAAGGTGTAAACGGAATGCAGGCCGATTTATACATTAGAGGTGGTGGTTTTGACCAAACATTACTGCTAATTGACGGCATTAAAGTTGATGATCCACAAACGGGTCATCATACCTTAAACTTAGCATTACCTATCGAATTAATCAAAAGAATTGAAGTGATTAAAGGTCCGGCTGCTCGAATTTTTGGACAAAATGCTTTTACAGGAGCTGTTAATATTGTAACAAAGGATGGTTTTGAAAATTCATTAATTGCCAAAGTTCAAGCAGGTTCTTTTGGACAGTTTACTACAGAAGCAACCGGAGCTATTAATTTAGAAACAAGTAGTCATATTGTGCATTTTTCTAAAAATATTTCAGAAGGTTATCGTCACAACACCGATTTTGACAATCAAAATTATGTGTTAAAAAGTCAATTCAATAAAAATAAATTACCAATTGATTTACTTACGACTTACTCAGAGAGAAAATTTGGCGCAAATGGTTTTTACGGAATTCCATCAGCTACAGAACAATATGAAGAAACCCAAGCAAGTTTAATTGGACTTTCAACCGTAATTAAAAACGGAAATTTTACTTGGAAACCAAGATTATATTGGAGAAGAAATCAAGACGAATATCATTATATCAGAAGCAATCCATCGGCGTATAGAAATTTACACATTACCAATAAAGTTGCAGCAGAATTGAATGGTTCATATGAATCAAAAGCGGGGATCACTGGTTTTGGTATAGAAATGGCTAAATATTACATTTCGAGTAACCGATTGGGCGATAATTCTAGAGAAATGGCTTCTCTGTTTTTAGAACATCGTTTTCAGTTTTTTGATAAAAAATTTGATATAACACCTGGAGTTGCGGTATCTTATTTTTCAGACTTTGATAGCAAAGCATTTCCAGGATTAGATTTAGGTTATCAAGTTACTTCAGATTTTAGAGTGTATGGAAACATCGGGTATACATACAGAGTCCCAACCTATACCGATTTATATTATATTGGACCACAAGCTATTGGAAATGAAAATTTACAACCTGAAGAAGCACTTTCAGAAGAAATTGGAATCAAATGGTTAACGTCTAAATTTGACTTTACGTTTGCAGCATTCAACAGAGATTCAAATGATTTGATTGATTATGTGAGACCAACCGAAGCAGATGTTATTTATACCCCACAAAACATTCAGGATGTAAACACAAAAGGATTTGAAACACAAGTTGAGTACCGATTTATGCTGAATACTTTACCACAAAAAATTAAAATGGGGTATACTTTTATCGAAGACGATGTTAAAAAAAGCAGTGCTGCTTATTCAAGATATTCTATCAATTCTATGAAACATCAATTTGTTGGAAATTATGCCATGGAATGGTTCAAGAATTTCAGTAATTCAATTGGATATAGATACGTAGAAAGAACTTCAGGAGTTAGTTACAACATTTGGGATGTAAGTGCTTCATATCAATTAAAAGCATTAGAATTTTCAGTATATGCTAATAATATTTTTAACACAGCATATGTAGAAGCAGGAATGGTTCCTATGCCAAAAGGAAATGTTTTATTTGGAGTAAAATATTTATTTAAATAA
- a CDS encoding PLP-dependent aminotransferase family protein, with translation MIDSPVNVLLKELIHFEKSGGTAVYIQIAQQIINGIQRGYLTTGTALPGTRTFSQLLKIHRNTAVAVYDELASQGWVEIIANKGTFVLIPEQKNQPIKATSDLVDGIYKYSKNTGFNFKTSFHLAPANEFSKAKYAINDGEPDLRLHPVHQFSKWYSAAMKRKSLISKWNQTNISSHSAIESQLCNYLNATRGFHIQPNNLISTRSSEMSLFIISQLLIQPNDVVLVGNLSNFASNMIFQQAGASIKTIPVDEQGLDVEYIKKHFTKGKIRCVYVCSNRHYPTTKTLSAERRLKLIQLASAYQFAIIEDDFDYDFQYNGVSKLPMASADANGMVIYLGKVGQSLFPSFQTGFVVAPDNLILEAKNYLKMLDRQGDLIQEQLLSELIYEGEIHRLIKKNVFIYKKRCDYLCACLTENFKQTIRFEKPNGGLAIWLQFEPKISLVQLAEQAYKNDLFLPKTILYQDKNTCAIRFGFGHLNEDEIEIIVKKLKQAYDFLL, from the coding sequence ATGATAGATAGTCCGGTAAATGTGTTATTAAAAGAACTGATTCACTTTGAAAAATCTGGAGGAACGGCTGTTTACATTCAAATTGCCCAACAAATTATAAATGGAATTCAGCGCGGTTATTTGACAACAGGAACTGCATTACCAGGCACGCGTACATTTAGTCAGTTACTAAAAATTCATAGAAACACAGCGGTAGCTGTTTATGACGAATTAGCCTCACAAGGTTGGGTAGAAATCATTGCCAATAAAGGTACTTTTGTATTGATTCCTGAACAAAAAAACCAACCAATAAAGGCAACTTCAGACCTTGTTGATGGAATTTATAAGTATTCAAAAAACACCGGATTTAATTTTAAAACTTCTTTTCATTTAGCGCCAGCAAACGAATTTTCTAAGGCAAAATATGCAATAAACGATGGAGAACCTGATTTGAGATTGCATCCTGTTCATCAGTTTTCGAAATGGTACAGTGCTGCCATGAAACGAAAATCGTTAATTTCTAAATGGAATCAAACCAATATATCTTCTCATTCGGCAATTGAAAGTCAATTATGTAATTATTTGAATGCTACTCGCGGGTTTCATATTCAACCGAATAATTTAATCAGTACACGAAGCTCCGAAATGAGTTTGTTTATTATTTCACAGCTTTTAATTCAACCCAATGATGTTGTTTTGGTAGGAAATTTAAGCAATTTTGCTTCCAATATGATTTTTCAGCAAGCTGGTGCTTCAATCAAAACCATTCCAGTTGATGAACAAGGATTAGATGTTGAGTATATTAAAAAACATTTTACAAAAGGAAAAATTCGTTGTGTTTATGTTTGTTCCAATAGGCATTATCCCACAACTAAAACATTGAGTGCCGAACGAAGATTGAAGTTAATCCAATTGGCTTCTGCTTATCAATTTGCAATTATTGAAGATGATTTTGATTATGATTTTCAGTACAATGGAGTTTCAAAGTTGCCAATGGCTAGTGCAGATGCGAATGGAATGGTAATTTATTTAGGTAAAGTAGGTCAATCGTTATTTCCTAGTTTTCAAACAGGATTTGTAGTTGCACCCGATAATTTAATTTTGGAAGCCAAAAATTATTTAAAAATGTTGGATCGTCAAGGCGATTTGATTCAGGAACAATTGCTTTCAGAATTAATTTATGAAGGAGAAATCCACAGATTGATAAAAAAAAATGTATTCATTTATAAAAAACGTTGTGATTATTTATGTGCTTGTTTAACTGAAAATTTTAAGCAAACAATACGTTTTGAAAAACCAAATGGAGGATTGGCAATTTGGTTACAATTTGAACCAAAAATTTCATTAGTTCAGTTAGCAGAACAAGCGTATAAAAACGATTTATTTTTACCCAAAACGATTCTATATCAAGATAAAAACACGTGTGCTATTCGTTTTGGTTTTGGGCATTTAAATGAAGACGAAATCGAAATTATAGTTAAAAAACTCAAACAAGCGTATGACTTTTTGTTGTAA
- a CDS encoding toxin-antitoxin system YwqK family antitoxin, with the protein MKNIMIAGIMLVTSLTFAQEVKPKYEIIGQEVKTTYYYDNGQIKQEGNYLNGKPNGKWVSYNEDGTKQAIGEFENGSKKGKWFFWSEASLTEVDFSDSRIAEVKKWSKDVLVKN; encoded by the coding sequence ATGAAAAATATAATGATTGCAGGAATAATGTTAGTAACAAGTCTAACATTTGCACAAGAAGTTAAGCCAAAATATGAAATCATTGGGCAAGAAGTAAAAACTACTTACTACTATGATAATGGTCAAATCAAACAAGAAGGAAACTATTTAAACGGAAAACCAAACGGCAAATGGGTTTCATATAACGAAGATGGAACGAAACAAGCCATAGGAGAATTTGAAAACGGTTCAAAAAAAGGAAAATGGTTTTTTTGGTCAGAAGCTTCTTTAACTGAAGTTGATTTTTCTGACAGTAGAATTGCTGAAGTAAAAAAATGGTCAAAAGATGTTTTAGTTAAAAACTAA
- the trpS gene encoding tryptophan--tRNA ligase — protein sequence MAKILTGIQSTGTPHLGNLLGAIIPAIQMANNPDNQSFLFIADLHSITQIKNGAELRQNTYSVAAAWLACGLDTNRVVFYRQSDVPQTTELSWYLSCFFPFQRLTLAHSFKDKADRLDDVNAGLFSYPMLMAADILLYDANFVPVGKDQLQHLEITRDVASRFNHQMGETFVIPEAKIDEKIMIIPGTDGQKMSKSRNNFINIFLDDKTLLKQIKTIETDSTPLEEPKNPDTCNVFALYKLLGTAEDVADLRAKYEAGNYGYGHAKQALYELITIKFKTEREKYNYYINNLEEVDKLLLEGAAKAGIVANNVLKRVREKLGY from the coding sequence ATGGCAAAAATCTTAACTGGAATTCAAAGTACAGGAACACCACACTTAGGAAATTTATTAGGGGCAATTATACCAGCAATTCAAATGGCAAATAATCCTGATAATCAGTCTTTTCTTTTTATTGCTGATTTGCATTCGATTACGCAAATCAAAAATGGAGCAGAACTAAGACAAAATACTTACAGTGTTGCAGCGGCTTGGCTAGCTTGTGGTTTAGATACCAATCGTGTGGTTTTTTACCGCCAATCCGATGTACCACAAACTACCGAACTTTCTTGGTATTTGAGTTGTTTTTTTCCTTTTCAACGTTTAACATTAGCCCATTCGTTCAAAGATAAAGCCGATAGATTAGACGATGTTAATGCAGGATTGTTTTCCTATCCAATGTTAATGGCTGCCGATATTTTATTGTATGATGCAAATTTTGTCCCTGTTGGAAAAGACCAATTGCAACATTTAGAAATCACGCGTGATGTGGCTTCACGATTCAATCATCAAATGGGTGAAACCTTTGTAATTCCAGAAGCTAAAATTGATGAAAAAATCATGATTATCCCGGGAACAGATGGACAAAAAATGAGTAAATCGAGAAACAATTTCATCAATATATTTTTAGACGATAAAACGCTACTAAAGCAAATAAAAACAATTGAAACCGACAGTACACCACTAGAAGAACCAAAAAATCCTGATACATGTAATGTTTTTGCTTTGTACAAATTATTAGGTACTGCAGAAGATGTAGCTGATTTGCGTGCTAAATACGAAGCTGGAAATTATGGCTACGGACATGCTAAACAAGCTTTATATGAGTTAATTACCATAAAATTCAAAACCGAAAGAGAAAAATATAATTATTACATCAATAATTTGGAAGAAGTTGATAAATTATTGTTAGAAGGTGCCGCAAAAGCTGGTATTGTAGCAAATAATGTATTAAAAAGAGTAAGAGAAAAATTGGGATATTAA
- a CDS encoding lysophospholipid acyltransferase family protein, which translates to MKFLKYPLTLLYRIWFYILVLVPIIILFPFILATILSEKTYPLFFKIARIWSKIILFGMGFNYSIEGDDVFEDGKSYMLVANHTSMTDIMLMLIAVKNHPFVFVGKKELAKIPIFGFIYKRVCILVDRSSSKSRYQVFERAQKRIHQGLSICIFPEGGVPEEHIVLDGFKDGAFRIAIEHQLPIVPMVFFDNKKRFSYTFFSGSPGKMRAKIYPVIETKGKTLEDRNAIKLQVRNIILEPLVNDLK; encoded by the coding sequence ATGAAATTTTTAAAATATCCACTCACGTTATTGTATCGCATTTGGTTTTACATCCTGGTTTTAGTTCCAATAATAATTTTGTTTCCGTTTATATTAGCTACTATTTTAAGCGAAAAAACGTATCCTTTATTTTTTAAAATAGCTAGAATATGGTCTAAGATTATTTTATTTGGAATGGGTTTCAATTATTCAATTGAAGGAGATGATGTTTTTGAAGATGGTAAAAGTTATATGTTAGTAGCCAATCACACTTCAATGACCGATATTATGTTGATGTTGATTGCGGTTAAAAATCATCCTTTTGTTTTTGTAGGAAAGAAAGAATTAGCTAAAATTCCAATTTTTGGATTCATTTACAAACGTGTTTGTATTTTGGTCGACAGAAGCAGTAGTAAAAGTCGCTACCAGGTTTTTGAACGTGCACAAAAAAGAATTCATCAAGGGTTGAGTATTTGTATTTTTCCAGAAGGCGGTGTTCCAGAAGAGCACATTGTATTGGATGGTTTTAAAGATGGTGCATTTCGAATAGCAATTGAACATCAATTACCCATTGTTCCGATGGTATTTTTTGATAATAAAAAACGTTTTTCATATACTTTTTTTAGCGGAAGTCCAGGAAAAATGAGAGCAAAAATTTATCCAGTAATTGAAACTAAAGGAAAAACCTTAGAAGACAGAAACGCTATTAAACTACAAGTACGAAACATTATATTAGAACCATTAGTTAATGATTTGAAATAA
- a CDS encoding RNA polymerase sigma factor — protein sequence MILEQLIYECTKNNTKAQEQLYHLLAPKLFSVCLKYSRDYAEAQDNLQESFLIIFDKISQFKNKGSFEGWAKRITINYTLQQYRNKGVFEIISEKIADEENVEIEDENISLDFLTKIIQELPDRYRLVFNLYVMDDYSHKEIAEMLNINIGTSKSNLARAKAILKEKIELNNNYSIQKTK from the coding sequence TTGATTTTAGAACAACTCATATATGAATGTACTAAAAATAATACCAAAGCACAAGAACAACTTTACCATCTATTAGCGCCAAAGTTGTTTTCTGTGTGTTTGAAGTATTCGAGAGATTATGCCGAAGCACAAGACAATTTACAAGAAAGTTTTTTAATCATTTTTGATAAAATAAGTCAATTTAAAAATAAAGGTTCATTTGAAGGTTGGGCTAAAAGAATAACTATAAATTACACCTTACAGCAATATAGAAATAAAGGTGTTTTTGAAATAATTTCTGAAAAAATAGCCGACGAAGAAAACGTTGAAATTGAAGATGAAAATATTTCATTGGATTTTCTTACCAAAATTATTCAAGAATTACCTGACAGGTATCGATTGGTTTTTAATTTATATGTGATGGATGATTATTCACACAAAGAGATTGCAGAAATGCTAAACATCAATATTGGAACATCAAAATCTAATTTAGCACGAGCAAAAGCAATTTTAAAAGAAAAGATAGAATTGAATAACAACTATTCAATCCAAAAAACAAAATGA